One stretch of Amycolatopsis tolypomycina DNA includes these proteins:
- a CDS encoding NAD(P)/FAD-dependent oxidoreductase, producing MTARGAGETPLPPMAECVVIGGGVIGVSCAFRLAEAGVDVLLLDRGELGGGSTAKAAGGIRSSFTSPVNVELGLRGLAAYSAFSRDFGTEIDFRRDGYLYLVTDPADVPAFERCAELQCEHGVRSRLLDPGEAKKVLPLVETDGVVAALWSPDDAKATPDAVVQGYARAARAHGAKLRPGVEVTGIERDGDVLTGVVTTAGFVRTGAVVCAAGAWSGRIGELAGLDLPVRPFRRQVVFTGPVPGLPEAVPLTIEMPSAFYFHREGPGLAMSFSDGDGVPGFDTRYEPGEWLPRLAELAGRRIPAVLDAGIRTAWAGLYETTPDRNQIIGESVLLSRFFYATGFSGHGFQMGPATGELIRDLYLGRRPAVDIAGLDVRRFAAGAASAEHNIV from the coding sequence ATGACCGCCCGCGGCGCCGGGGAAACGCCCTTGCCACCGATGGCCGAATGCGTCGTGATCGGCGGTGGCGTCATCGGCGTCAGCTGCGCGTTCCGGCTCGCCGAAGCCGGGGTCGACGTGCTGCTCCTCGACCGCGGCGAGCTGGGCGGCGGCTCGACGGCGAAGGCCGCGGGCGGCATCCGGTCGTCGTTCACCAGCCCCGTGAACGTCGAGCTCGGCCTGCGCGGGCTGGCCGCGTACAGCGCTTTCTCGCGTGACTTCGGCACCGAGATCGACTTCCGCCGCGACGGCTACCTCTACCTCGTCACCGACCCCGCCGACGTTCCCGCCTTCGAACGCTGCGCCGAGCTCCAGTGCGAGCACGGCGTCCGCAGCCGGCTGCTCGACCCGGGCGAAGCGAAGAAGGTGCTCCCGCTCGTCGAGACCGACGGCGTCGTGGCCGCGCTGTGGTCGCCGGACGACGCCAAGGCGACGCCGGACGCCGTCGTCCAGGGCTACGCGCGGGCGGCCCGCGCGCACGGCGCGAAGCTGCGGCCCGGCGTCGAGGTCACCGGCATCGAGCGTGACGGCGACGTGCTGACCGGCGTGGTCACGACGGCGGGCTTCGTCCGGACCGGCGCGGTGGTGTGCGCGGCCGGCGCGTGGTCGGGCCGGATCGGCGAGCTGGCCGGGCTGGACCTGCCGGTGCGCCCGTTCCGGCGGCAGGTCGTGTTCACCGGGCCGGTGCCCGGGCTGCCGGAAGCGGTTCCGCTCACCATCGAGATGCCGTCGGCCTTCTACTTCCACCGCGAAGGCCCCGGTCTGGCGATGTCGTTCTCCGACGGCGACGGCGTCCCGGGCTTCGACACCCGGTACGAACCCGGTGAGTGGCTGCCGCGGCTGGCCGAGCTGGCGGGCCGCCGGATCCCCGCCGTGCTCGACGCCGGCATCCGGACGGCCTGGGCCGGGCTGTACGAAACGACGCCGGACCGCAACCAGATCATCGGGGAAAGCGTCCTGCTGTCGCGGTTCTTCTACGCGACCGGCTTCTCGGGCCACGGCTTCCAGATGGGCCCGGCCACCGGCGAGCTGATCCGGGACCTCTACCTGGGCCGACGCCCGGCGGTGGACATCGCCGGGCTCGACGTCCGCCGGTTCGCGGCGGGAGCGGCGAGCGCCGAGCACAACATCGTCTAG